A window from Halomicrobium urmianum encodes these proteins:
- a CDS encoding NAD(P)/FAD-dependent oxidoreductase has protein sequence MNDESYDEYQVAVVGGGPAGLTAALYTTRLGHDTVVVDRGGGRAAMMQETHNVIGVSEDVSGNEFLGTAREQVESYGGDILQAYVESVEETDDGFRLTAGEHTIEADRVVLATGFTDERPDPPLPRTGRGLHYCLHCDAYMFVDEPVYVMGTGDAAAHVAMIMLNFTDDVDLLTRGEEPEWSDETDEQLRGHPVEIVETELADIRNDDDGWLEAVEFEDGEVREYRGGFPMYGSDYHAELADQLGLERTDDGTVAVDDHGNTSVDGVYATGDLTPGHNQIPVAMGDGAKVGIDIHYGLREFPRSNEEIEESGPVSPEEVPAISPDLMATAISHEGHAGGPRDPDEGVDADGSADGAEKTAAEQDD, from the coding sequence ATGAACGACGAGAGCTACGACGAGTATCAGGTAGCGGTCGTCGGTGGGGGGCCGGCCGGGCTGACGGCGGCCCTCTACACGACGCGCCTGGGACACGACACCGTCGTCGTCGACCGCGGGGGCGGTCGGGCGGCGATGATGCAGGAGACGCACAACGTCATCGGGGTATCCGAGGACGTGTCGGGCAACGAGTTCCTCGGGACCGCCCGCGAGCAGGTCGAGAGCTACGGCGGCGACATCCTCCAGGCGTACGTCGAGTCCGTCGAGGAGACCGACGACGGGTTCCGGCTGACCGCGGGCGAACACACCATCGAGGCCGACCGGGTCGTGCTGGCGACCGGGTTCACCGACGAGCGGCCGGACCCGCCGCTGCCGCGGACGGGACGCGGCCTGCACTACTGCCTGCACTGCGACGCCTACATGTTCGTCGACGAGCCCGTCTACGTGATGGGCACCGGCGACGCCGCGGCCCACGTCGCGATGATCATGCTGAACTTCACAGACGACGTGGACCTGCTGACCCGCGGCGAGGAGCCCGAGTGGAGCGACGAGACCGACGAGCAACTGCGGGGCCACCCCGTCGAGATCGTCGAGACGGAACTTGCGGACATACGCAACGACGACGACGGCTGGCTGGAGGCCGTCGAGTTCGAGGACGGCGAGGTCCGCGAGTACCGCGGCGGTTTCCCGATGTACGGCTCCGACTACCACGCCGAGCTGGCCGACCAGCTGGGCCTGGAGCGCACCGACGACGGCACCGTCGCCGTCGACGACCACGGGAACACGAGCGTCGACGGCGTCTACGCCACGGGGGACCTGACGCCCGGCCACAACCAGATCCCCGTCGCGATGGGCGACGGCGCCAAGGTCGGGATCGACATCCACTACGGCCTGCGGGAGTTCCCCCGATCGAACGAGGAGATCGAGGAGTCCGGCCCGGTCTCGCCCGAGGAGGTCCCCGCCATCTCGCCGGACCTCATGGCCACGGCGATCAGCCACGAGGGCCACGCCGGCGGCCCGCGCGACCCCGACGAGGGCGTCGACGCGGACGGTTCGGCCGACGGGGCCGAGAAGACGGCCGCCGAACAGGACGACTGA
- a CDS encoding dihydrolipoyl dehydrogenase family protein, which produces MTHVIVIGAYGSAGAMVADELAGEVELTLIDGGDPGGGLCILDGCMPSKEVLSVGAHRFQARHDDRLAGVPEVDLERTTERKDDNTLGWAAHRREAIHDLAARDDVRFVHDTARFVDDRTVRAGGERFEGDYVVVATGSRVNVPGTPGIGDVDFLTSADVLDATSFPDSGIVMGFGYVGLELVPYLAEVGGMDLTVVEHDEHPLDEADPAFGRTVLDLYREQWDVTIPTNCYEERVEPTDGGGVRLSVAFEDGGEETYEADELFLFTGRRPNLEGLHVEETPLEPGPGWVRDTMQARDDDRVFVVGDVNGKEPILHVAKEQGQVAAENVLRHRDDEPLEEYRNVAHHVVFSGLGVYPYARLGHTERTAREAGHDVVCVTRRASADGVFQSKYVPEGLGKLVVDRTDGTVLGWQGLHYHADSFAKTMQIVVEMGLDVREIPDRAYHPTLPENLDGLFRDAAAAVGE; this is translated from the coding sequence GTGACTCACGTCATCGTCATCGGCGCTTACGGCAGCGCCGGCGCGATGGTCGCGGACGAACTCGCCGGCGAGGTCGAACTCACCCTGATCGACGGCGGCGACCCCGGCGGCGGCCTGTGCATTCTGGACGGCTGTATGCCCTCGAAGGAGGTCCTCTCGGTCGGCGCCCACCGCTTCCAGGCCCGCCACGACGACCGGCTGGCGGGCGTCCCTGAGGTCGACCTGGAGCGGACGACCGAGCGCAAGGACGACAACACGCTGGGCTGGGCCGCCCACCGCCGCGAGGCGATCCACGACCTGGCCGCGCGCGACGACGTCCGCTTCGTCCACGACACCGCGCGGTTCGTCGACGACCGCACCGTCCGGGCCGGCGGCGAGCGCTTCGAGGGCGACTACGTCGTCGTCGCCACCGGATCGCGGGTGAACGTGCCCGGTACGCCCGGGATCGGGGACGTCGACTTCCTGACCAGCGCCGACGTGCTCGACGCCACCTCGTTCCCCGACTCGGGCATCGTCATGGGCTTCGGCTACGTCGGCCTGGAACTGGTCCCGTACCTCGCCGAGGTCGGCGGGATGGACCTGACGGTCGTCGAGCACGACGAGCACCCGCTCGACGAGGCCGACCCAGCCTTCGGCAGGACCGTGCTTGACCTCTACCGCGAGCAGTGGGACGTGACGATCCCCACCAACTGCTACGAGGAGCGAGTGGAGCCCACCGACGGCGGCGGCGTCCGGCTGTCGGTCGCCTTCGAGGACGGTGGCGAGGAGACCTACGAGGCCGACGAGCTGTTCCTGTTCACCGGCCGGCGGCCGAACCTGGAGGGGCTGCACGTTGAGGAGACGCCGCTGGAGCCCGGCCCCGGCTGGGTCCGGGACACGATGCAGGCCCGCGACGACGACCGCGTGTTCGTCGTCGGCGACGTCAACGGAAAGGAGCCGATCCTCCACGTCGCCAAGGAGCAGGGCCAGGTTGCCGCCGAGAACGTCCTGCGTCACCGCGACGACGAGCCCCTCGAGGAGTACCGCAACGTCGCCCACCACGTCGTCTTCTCCGGACTGGGCGTCTATCCCTACGCCCGACTGGGCCACACCGAGCGCACCGCGCGCGAGGCGGGCCACGACGTGGTCTGCGTCACCCGGCGGGCCAGCGCCGACGGCGTGTTCCAGTCCAAGTACGTCCCGGAGGGCCTGGGGAAACTGGTCGTCGACAGGACGGACGGCACCGTGCTGGGCTGGCAGGGCCTGCACTACCACGCCGACAGCTTCGCCAAGACGATGCAGATCGTCGTCGAGATGGGACTCGACGTCCGCGAGATTCCCGACCGGGCGTACCACCCGACGCTGCCCGAGAACCTGGACGGGCTGTTCAGGGACGCTGCCGCCGCCGTCGGCGAGTGA
- a CDS encoding efflux RND transporter permease subunit — translation MEYQHYVDWVDDRVVNDSRRVVLTFLVLTLVFAGGLGATSTEAGTQQFAQGIPENEALESINDEFSPTFTTDTGSTQLLQSGTNVLSRDAMLRMLRTQERLDDNEELRVTSTGSAAAVVAQRIDPEATTIEGQIDAIEHSTASERKEAIRAAYDENPQFRSLVGVDFNRQSASTSATLGTVTHEVPEGLSGGAGQGGGSPLAPVQERADFTVQRGGGGSIETFGSALIGTESQNLIMDSLLLVVPAAVILILTFLLIAYRDLADLLLGVISLVMAIVWTFGFTGYAGIPFSIMLVAVPPMLLAVGIDFGIHSINRYREERVRGASVESAMRITTDQLLVAFFIVAGTTVIGFLSNYASPLGPIKEFGLTAAAGIVFTFLIFGVFLPAAKVELDRLRERYPIPQFSQSPLGSEGSALGSVLRSGVVVADRAPALFLIGVILLTAGAGAYGAGVDTSFEDEDFLPPEDIPGYLEELPEPFSPSEYETREQLNFLEDNFETTQSSSATVYVEGHLTRDDALEEIYRAGDSPPDTFVEEDGRADATSIVTIIQSQAERDPEFERLVDRNDRNDNGVPDDNLREIYDYLLDSSAGDRASNYITEDYRSTRVVYTVESDADQGAVYDDTWSVAEDMRMTATATGALVVFAVIEDLIFESAVVSLAVALGATALFLVIIYRLLEGYATLGVANVFAVVVTVAMIPATMRLLAIPFNAITAMLLAITIGLGVDYSVHVTHRFADERAEYDLMTALDRTVRGTGGALFGSMLTTTAGLGVLAIAISVPLQQFGILTAISVALAFLSSLLVLPSALVVWDALIHGDRSFASLFGVGRRRPAVVNGGDDRDERD, via the coding sequence ATGGAGTACCAGCACTACGTCGACTGGGTCGACGACCGGGTCGTCAACGACTCCCGGCGAGTCGTACTGACGTTCCTGGTCCTGACGCTCGTCTTCGCCGGCGGGCTGGGGGCCACGTCGACCGAGGCGGGCACCCAGCAGTTCGCACAGGGCATCCCGGAGAACGAGGCTCTGGAGTCGATCAACGACGAGTTCTCGCCGACGTTCACGACGGACACCGGGAGCACCCAGCTGCTCCAGAGCGGCACCAACGTCCTCTCGCGGGACGCCATGCTGCGGATGCTGCGGACCCAGGAGCGACTGGACGACAACGAGGAGCTACGCGTGACATCGACGGGCAGCGCGGCCGCCGTCGTCGCCCAGCGGATCGACCCCGAGGCGACGACGATCGAGGGACAGATCGACGCCATCGAGCACTCGACGGCGAGCGAGCGAAAGGAGGCGATCCGCGCGGCCTACGACGAGAACCCGCAGTTCAGGAGCCTCGTCGGCGTCGACTTCAACCGGCAGTCGGCTTCGACGTCGGCGACGCTGGGCACGGTCACCCACGAGGTGCCCGAGGGCCTCTCCGGCGGGGCCGGCCAGGGCGGCGGCAGCCCGCTGGCGCCGGTCCAGGAGCGGGCCGACTTCACCGTCCAGCGGGGCGGCGGGGGAAGCATCGAGACGTTCGGGAGCGCGCTGATCGGAACCGAGTCCCAGAACCTCATCATGGACTCGCTGCTGCTCGTGGTCCCGGCGGCGGTGATCCTGATCCTGACCTTCCTCCTCATCGCCTATCGGGACCTGGCGGACCTCCTGCTGGGCGTAATCTCGCTGGTGATGGCCATCGTCTGGACCTTCGGGTTCACCGGGTACGCCGGCATCCCGTTCTCGATCATGCTCGTGGCGGTCCCGCCGATGCTGCTGGCGGTCGGCATCGACTTCGGCATCCACTCGATCAACCGCTACCGGGAGGAGCGGGTCCGCGGCGCGTCCGTGGAGAGCGCGATGCGGATCACCACCGATCAGCTCCTAGTCGCCTTCTTCATCGTCGCCGGGACGACCGTCATCGGGTTCCTGTCGAACTACGCCAGCCCGCTGGGGCCGATCAAGGAGTTCGGCCTCACCGCCGCGGCCGGCATCGTGTTCACGTTCCTCATCTTCGGGGTCTTCCTCCCGGCGGCGAAGGTCGAACTGGACCGGCTCCGCGAGCGATACCCGATCCCGCAGTTCAGCCAGTCGCCGCTGGGATCGGAGGGGTCCGCGCTCGGATCGGTGCTGCGCAGCGGCGTCGTCGTCGCCGACCGGGCGCCCGCGCTGTTCCTGATCGGCGTGATCCTCCTGACGGCCGGGGCCGGCGCGTACGGGGCCGGCGTCGACACCAGCTTCGAGGACGAGGACTTCCTCCCGCCAGAGGACATCCCGGGCTATCTGGAGGAGCTGCCGGAGCCGTTCTCGCCCAGCGAGTACGAGACGCGCGAGCAGCTGAACTTCCTCGAGGACAACTTCGAGACCACGCAGAGCAGCTCGGCGACGGTGTACGTCGAGGGACACCTCACGCGGGACGACGCCCTCGAGGAGATCTACCGCGCGGGCGACAGCCCGCCGGACACCTTCGTCGAGGAGGACGGCCGGGCCGACGCCACCTCTATCGTGACGATCATCCAGAGCCAGGCCGAGCGGGACCCCGAGTTCGAGCGGCTGGTCGATCGCAACGACCGCAACGACAACGGCGTGCCCGACGACAACCTGCGGGAGATATACGACTACCTGCTGGACTCGTCGGCCGGCGACCGGGCCAGCAACTACATCACGGAGGACTACCGGAGCACGCGGGTCGTCTATACCGTCGAGTCCGACGCCGATCAGGGGGCGGTCTACGACGACACCTGGTCGGTGGCCGAGGACATGCGGATGACCGCGACGGCGACGGGAGCCCTCGTCGTGTTCGCCGTCATCGAGGACCTGATCTTCGAGTCGGCGGTCGTGAGCCTGGCGGTCGCGCTGGGCGCGACCGCCCTGTTCCTGGTGATCATCTACCGCCTGCTGGAGGGGTACGCGACGCTCGGCGTCGCGAACGTGTTCGCGGTCGTCGTCACCGTCGCCATGATCCCGGCGACGATGCGGCTGCTGGCCATCCCCTTCAACGCCATCACGGCGATGCTGCTGGCGATCACGATCGGTCTCGGCGTCGACTACTCGGTCCACGTCACGCATCGGTTCGCCGACGAGCGCGCCGAATACGACCTGATGACGGCCCTCGACCGGACTGTCAGGGGCACCGGGGGCGCGCTGTTCGGCAGCATGCTGACGACGACGGCCGGACTGGGCGTCCTCGCCATCGCGATCTCCGTCCCGCTCCAGCAGTTCGGGATCCTGACCGCCATCTCCGTGGCGCTCGCCTTCCTCTCGTCGCTGCTGGTGTTGCCGTCGGCGCTCGTCGTCTGGGACGCGCTGATCCACGGCGACCGATCGTTCGCCTCGCTGTTCGGCGTCGGGCGGCGCCGACCCGCAGTCGTCAACGGCGGCGACGATCGCGACGAGCGCGACTGA
- a CDS encoding COG1361 S-layer family protein has translation MRGRTLLVVGLVAALLVPTTALAAVVGSPDIDAQFSDSTVAPGQETSLEVTLVNSGDLESAGSGPQASGLNERVQTARGLTVALNNRSAPIDVQTGRQAIGTLGTTEPRSIPFRVSVPDDAEPGTYDVAVNLNYEYTDYISEGDGTQQESRADETITLSVTVERTPQLTVRNVDSNVRVGGTGTVEMTVENTGDRTARDATLSLASPSQDVTFGQSASADRYVESLAPGETRKLTYSVTAADTADSEPYAFTLSGDHERPNGQTENVSPVTVGIAPQAEQEFTVVETDSDVAVGDRGTYNLTLRNDGPAAANDATVQLTSQNAHVTLGEAESGSRYVGDWATGETKTVSFDLSASENAERQDYTLNAAVGYEDDAGNAGRAEGISVGVVPGPEQSFAVRNVSGTLAVGDDGRLTGELVNTGDRPVDDLVLQWSGEQQNVNPTETEYAVGSLDAGEAAEFDFGVDVSEGAEAGPRQFSLTAEYDDSNGDRQTSDALNVRQEVAPDTDEFDVAIQSANLTPGESSTVEVRIENADDETLTDISAKMFANDPITTDDDEAFIAELAPGESRNVTFGVSAGQGALVKTYPLSMDFQYEEPDGDTVTSDTYNVPVQVQSDDGGSGPSLIAVGIAALVGVLAIGGYLRFS, from the coding sequence ATGAGGGGGCGGACGCTACTGGTCGTCGGGCTGGTCGCGGCCCTGCTCGTCCCGACGACGGCCCTGGCAGCGGTCGTCGGGAGTCCGGACATCGACGCCCAGTTCTCCGATAGCACCGTCGCGCCCGGCCAGGAGACGAGCCTGGAAGTGACGCTCGTCAACAGCGGCGACCTCGAGAGCGCGGGCAGCGGTCCGCAGGCGTCGGGCCTCAACGAGCGGGTCCAGACGGCCCGCGGGCTGACGGTGGCGCTGAACAACCGGTCGGCCCCGATCGACGTGCAGACGGGCCGACAGGCCATCGGGACGCTGGGGACCACCGAGCCGCGGTCGATCCCGTTCCGCGTCTCCGTGCCCGACGACGCCGAACCGGGCACCTACGACGTGGCTGTCAACCTCAACTACGAGTACACCGACTACATCTCCGAGGGCGACGGGACCCAGCAGGAGAGCCGCGCCGACGAGACGATCACGCTGTCGGTGACCGTCGAGCGCACCCCGCAGCTGACGGTCCGGAACGTCGACTCGAACGTCCGGGTTGGCGGCACCGGGACGGTCGAGATGACCGTCGAGAACACCGGCGATCGGACGGCCCGCGACGCGACGCTCTCGCTGGCCTCGCCGAGCCAGGACGTCACCTTCGGCCAGTCCGCGTCCGCCGACCGTTACGTCGAGTCGCTGGCTCCCGGTGAGACCCGCAAACTGACCTACAGCGTGACGGCCGCCGACACGGCAGACTCCGAGCCCTACGCCTTCACCCTCTCGGGCGACCACGAGCGGCCCAACGGCCAGACGGAGAACGTCTCGCCGGTGACGGTGGGCATCGCACCCCAGGCCGAACAGGAGTTCACCGTCGTCGAGACGGACAGCGACGTCGCCGTCGGCGACCGGGGCACGTACAACCTGACGCTCCGCAACGACGGCCCCGCGGCGGCCAACGACGCGACGGTGCAACTCACCTCGCAGAACGCCCACGTGACGCTGGGCGAGGCGGAGTCCGGGAGCCGCTACGTCGGTGACTGGGCGACCGGCGAGACGAAGACGGTCAGCTTCGACCTCAGTGCCAGCGAGAACGCGGAGCGCCAGGATTACACGCTGAACGCCGCCGTCGGCTACGAGGACGACGCCGGCAACGCCGGCAGAGCCGAAGGGATCTCGGTGGGCGTCGTGCCCGGCCCCGAACAGTCCTTCGCGGTCCGCAACGTCTCCGGCACCCTCGCGGTCGGCGACGACGGACGCCTGACCGGGGAACTGGTCAACACCGGCGATCGCCCCGTCGACGACCTCGTCCTCCAGTGGTCCGGCGAGCAGCAGAACGTCAACCCGACCGAGACGGAGTACGCCGTCGGGTCCCTCGACGCCGGCGAGGCGGCCGAGTTCGACTTCGGCGTCGACGTCAGCGAGGGTGCGGAGGCCGGCCCGCGGCAGTTCTCGCTGACCGCCGAGTACGACGACTCGAACGGCGACCGGCAGACCAGCGACGCGCTGAACGTCCGCCAGGAGGTCGCCCCCGACACCGACGAGTTCGACGTCGCGATACAGTCGGCGAACCTCACGCCCGGCGAGAGCTCGACCGTCGAGGTCCGGATCGAGAACGCCGACGACGAGACGCTGACGGACATCTCCGCCAAGATGTTCGCCAACGATCCCATCACGACGGACGACGACGAGGCGTTCATCGCGGAGCTGGCCCCCGGCGAGTCCAGAAACGTCACGTTCGGCGTCAGCGCCGGACAGGGCGCACTGGTCAAGACCTACCCGCTGTCGATGGACTTCCAGTACGAGGAGCCCGACGGCGACACGGTGACCTCGGACACGTATAACGTTCCCGTGCAGGTCCAGTCTGACGACGGCGGCAGCGGCCCCTCGCTGATCGCCGTCGGCATCGCGGCGCTCGTGGGCGTCCTCGCCATCGGCGGCTACCTCCGCTTTAGCTGA
- a CDS encoding TetR/AcrR family transcriptional regulator: MTDEIPFLGEPSDSREEIMHATFAALTKHGYAGLSIQRIADEADLSKSTFYHHFDDKDDLLRSFVEYVLEEFGRELSTRTSDDPEEALWTYVDLLLASDEVDVLQTELSDEMLECYVELRAQAVRDDSLRELFTRQDDTFGEQLADIIRDGIDRGVFRDVDPEAVATFVQTVDGGNVLHRVTSDDYDTDQIRAQLEAYIRGHLLADGADERYS; encoded by the coding sequence ATGACTGACGAGATCCCGTTCCTGGGGGAGCCGTCGGACTCCCGCGAGGAGATAATGCACGCCACGTTCGCCGCGCTGACGAAGCACGGCTACGCTGGGCTGTCCATTCAGCGCATCGCCGACGAGGCGGACCTGAGCAAGTCTACCTTCTATCACCACTTCGACGACAAGGACGACCTGCTCCGGTCGTTCGTGGAGTACGTGCTCGAAGAGTTCGGCCGGGAGCTCTCGACGCGGACCAGCGACGACCCGGAGGAGGCGCTGTGGACCTACGTGGACCTGCTGCTGGCGTCCGACGAGGTGGACGTCCTCCAGACGGAACTCAGCGACGAGATGCTCGAGTGCTACGTCGAACTGCGCGCGCAGGCGGTCCGCGACGACTCCCTCCGCGAGCTGTTCACCCGGCAGGACGACACCTTCGGGGAACAACTCGCCGACATCATCCGGGACGGCATCGACCGTGGCGTGTTCCGGGACGTCGACCCCGAAGCCGTCGCGACGTTCGTCCAGACGGTCGACGGCGGCAACGTCCTCCACCGGGTGACCAGCGACGACTACGACACGGACCAGATCAGGGCCCAGCTGGAGGCCTACATTCGCGGGCACCTGCTGGCCGACGGCGCCGACGAGAGGTACAGTTAA
- a CDS encoding response regulator, whose protein sequence is MGESIATVLVVDDERDVADVYALRLGDEYETETAYGGEEALASIDEDVDVVLLDRRMPDLSGDDVLDEIRERGLDCRVIMITAVDPDFDIIDMPFDDYLCKPIEKDDLVAAIEQQLAAQRYDDRLSTYLEATSKLALLEAEKTPQALEDSAEVADLRDRVDELRGEVDAALAEFDDIDAAFKEISRHPN, encoded by the coding sequence GTGGGAGAGTCTATTGCGACGGTGCTCGTCGTCGACGACGAGCGGGATGTGGCGGACGTGTACGCCCTGCGCCTGGGCGACGAGTACGAGACCGAGACCGCTTACGGTGGCGAGGAGGCCCTGGCGTCGATCGACGAGGACGTCGACGTCGTCCTGCTCGACCGTCGGATGCCGGACCTCTCGGGCGACGACGTGCTCGACGAGATTCGCGAGCGGGGCCTCGACTGCCGGGTGATCATGATCACCGCCGTCGATCCGGACTTCGACATCATCGACATGCCGTTCGACGACTACCTCTGCAAGCCCATCGAGAAGGACGACCTCGTGGCGGCCATCGAGCAGCAGCTGGCCGCCCAGCGGTACGACGACCGGCTCTCGACCTACCTCGAGGCGACGTCGAAGCTGGCGCTGCTGGAGGCCGAGAAGACCCCGCAGGCCCTGGAGGACAGCGCCGAAGTCGCCGATCTCAGGGACCGCGTCGACGAACTGCGAGGGGAGGTCGACGCCGCGCTCGCCGAGTTCGACGACATCGACGCCGCGTTCAAGGAGATCAGTCGCCACCCCAACTGA
- a CDS encoding NAD(+)/NADH kinase, which produces MNVGIVAQRNNRRATSLAARLAERLRELGAGVVFDETTAAALAAEDGRWPDGDQPPATGVTVDAMADCDLVVSIGGDGTFLYAARGAGSTPIMGVNLGEVGFLNAIAADDAVDAVVDEVEHLRESGTIRTREMPRIRAEGDDWSLSTAINEVVVHGPRRGHGGGAGFEVRVDGSLYTSGSADGVLVATPTGSTAYNLSEGGPLVHPSVDALVVTEMAGEESMPPLVVDDDSEVTVRIEEAAEGVVVSDGRVRRAVEPPERVRLARADDPVRIAGPGRDFFAALGKLA; this is translated from the coding sequence ATGAACGTCGGGATCGTCGCCCAGCGGAACAACCGCCGCGCCACCTCGCTCGCGGCCCGACTGGCCGAGCGCCTCCGGGAGCTGGGGGCCGGCGTCGTGTTCGACGAGACGACCGCGGCCGCGCTCGCGGCCGAGGACGGTCGGTGGCCGGACGGGGACCAGCCGCCGGCGACGGGCGTGACCGTCGACGCGATGGCCGACTGCGACCTGGTGGTGAGCATCGGGGGCGACGGGACCTTTCTCTACGCCGCGCGCGGCGCGGGCTCGACGCCGATCATGGGCGTCAACCTCGGGGAAGTCGGGTTCCTGAACGCCATCGCGGCCGACGACGCCGTCGACGCCGTCGTCGACGAGGTCGAGCACCTCCGCGAGAGCGGCACGATCAGGACCCGGGAGATGCCCCGGATTCGCGCGGAGGGCGACGACTGGTCGCTCTCCACGGCGATCAACGAGGTCGTCGTCCACGGTCCGCGGCGGGGACACGGGGGCGGTGCCGGCTTCGAGGTCCGCGTCGACGGATCGCTGTACACCAGCGGCTCCGCGGACGGCGTGCTGGTGGCGACGCCGACCGGGTCGACCGCCTACAACCTCAGCGAGGGCGGGCCGCTCGTCCACCCGTCGGTCGACGCGCTGGTCGTGACGGAGATGGCGGGCGAGGAGTCGATGCCACCGCTGGTCGTCGACGACGACAGCGAGGTGACGGTCAGGATCGAGGAAGCGGCCGAGGGGGTCGTCGTCAGTGACGGGCGCGTGCGCCGGGCGGTCGAGCCGCCCGAGCGCGTCCGGCTCGCGCGTGCGGACGATCCGGTGCGGATCGCCGGGCCGGGACGGGACTTCTTCGCCGCGCTGGGAAAGCTCGCCTAG
- a CDS encoding KaiC domain-containing protein has translation MSEDETDEDWFESAVGSEASSGDGGDGAASDDGEATEDGGSTGDAGDYDSPFETDEDPGSSDEYDSPFEGDEDSAFASEGDSPFEGDDESLFKEDFTDAFASAGAPGRSEFEDEDFESDIPRIDLGIEGLDGMIQGGVPERHLMVAIGSAGTGKTTFGLQFLHHGLKQGESCVFITLEQTREAIMATANDRDWAFDRYADEDRLAVIDLDPVEMANSLDNIRDELPGLIAEFSADRLVLDSVSLLEMMYDDQAERRTEVYDFTRSLKRAGVTTMLTSEASEDNPYASRHGIIEYLTDAVFVLQYVRSNTQETRLAVEIQKIRNANHSRETNPYEITMDGIDVYRQADIL, from the coding sequence ATGAGCGAGGACGAGACCGACGAGGACTGGTTCGAGAGCGCCGTGGGCAGCGAGGCGTCCAGCGGCGACGGAGGGGACGGCGCCGCGAGCGACGACGGTGAGGCCACGGAGGACGGCGGTTCGACCGGCGACGCCGGAGACTACGATTCCCCGTTCGAGACGGACGAGGACCCGGGGTCGTCCGACGAGTACGATTCCCCGTTCGAGGGCGACGAGGACTCGGCGTTCGCGTCGGAGGGCGATTCGCCGTTCGAGGGCGACGACGAGTCCCTGTTCAAGGAGGACTTCACGGACGCGTTCGCGTCGGCCGGCGCCCCCGGCAGGTCGGAGTTCGAGGACGAGGACTTCGAGTCCGACATCCCGCGGATCGACCTCGGCATCGAGGGACTCGACGGGATGATTCAGGGCGGGGTCCCGGAGCGACACCTGATGGTGGCCATCGGATCGGCCGGGACCGGCAAGACGACGTTCGGGCTCCAGTTCCTCCACCACGGACTAAAGCAGGGCGAGAGCTGCGTGTTCATCACGCTTGAGCAGACCCGCGAGGCGATCATGGCCACGGCGAACGACCGGGACTGGGCGTTCGACCGCTACGCGGACGAGGACCGACTCGCCGTGATCGACCTCGACCCCGTCGAGATGGCCAACAGCCTCGACAACATCCGGGACGAACTCCCGGGGCTGATCGCCGAGTTCAGCGCCGACCGCCTCGTGCTCGACTCGGTCTCCCTGCTCGAGATGATGTACGACGATCAGGCCGAGCGCCGGACCGAGGTGTACGACTTCACCCGGTCGCTCAAGCGGGCCGGCGTCACGACCATGCTCACCTCCGAGGCCAGCGAGGACAACCCCTACGCCTCCCGGCACGGCATCATCGAGTACCTCACCGACGCCGTGTTCGTCCTCCAGTACGTCCGCTCGAACACCCAGGAGACCCGCCTGGCCGTCGAGATTCAGAAGATCCGCAACGCCAACCACTCCCGGGAGACGAACCCCTACGAGATCACGATGGACGGCATCGACGTCTACCGCCAGGCCGACATCCTCTAG
- a CDS encoding HalOD1 output domain-containing protein — protein MTDARPSTTSQAAGRDQTEIVAAVVDAVADANDVSPLEMKPLASVVDPDALGALFRDSADSGSITFRYVGTQVRVDSDGGVTVTDCDE, from the coding sequence GTGACAGACGCACGCCCCTCGACGACGTCGCAGGCGGCCGGACGCGACCAGACCGAGATCGTCGCCGCCGTGGTCGACGCCGTCGCCGACGCGAACGACGTCTCGCCGCTTGAGATGAAACCGCTCGCCTCCGTGGTCGACCCCGACGCCCTCGGCGCGCTCTTTCGGGACAGCGCCGACAGCGGTTCGATCACGTTCCGCTACGTCGGCACGCAGGTCCGCGTCGACAGCGACGGCGGCGTCACCGTCACTGACTGCGACGAGTGA